The genome window TAAAGAAGCACTCATTCCCAAACGTGTTGAGAAAATAGGCATAACTACAGAGGGGGATATTCTAAAGAAATACGACATAAAATATGCCAATAACAAAATAGAAAAAATAACATGAGTGTTGCGACTTACCCTTTGATCAACTCTTTGAGAATGTAACGTTTTAATCCCCTCATCCTGACTTATAAGTATTTTTCGACACGTATTAAGAACGTATAATCTGTGTTCCCGCTTCTCCTTTCAATGCTGCTATAACCTGATCAAGTCTGGCTATTATAGCTCGCTCCCCGCCATTCTTGACAAAACGCAGCGCTGCCTCAACCTTAGGCCCCATGGAACCAGCTCTGAAATGTCCCTCTTCCACGTATCTTTCCATATCTTCTACAGAAACTTTCCCCAAAGGTTTCTGATCGGGCGTATTGTAATAAAGAATAGCGTTGGGAACATCTGTTAATATAACAAAAATATCGGCCCGTACATCATGAGCTAGGCATTCACCTGCTAAATCTTTATCAATAACAGCTTCTACTCCATATAAAAGCCCCTGCTGATCGCGGCACACAGGAATTCCCCCGCCGCCTGACGCCACTACCAGTGTTCCTTGTTCAACGAGGGCAAGGATAACGTCTTTTTCAACAATCTTCTTCGGATTGGGAGAAGGAACAACCTTACGCCATCCTCGTCCCGCATCTTCAATCCACCGTTCTCCACGCTCCGCCATACGAAGTTCCGCTTCTGACTGCGCATAAAATGGCCCCACAGGTTTTGTGGGATTACGGAAGGCTTTATCTTGAGGATCTACTTCCACTTGAGTTACAAGGCATACTGCATCTTTTTTCAATCCTCGACCAGCACATTCATTTCTAATGCTTTGGCACAACATATACCCAATAAGCCCTTGACTTTCGGCCCCACAGAGATCAAGAGTCATAGGCGGAATTTTATCTTTCGCCATTTCATGTTGAATGAGAATAGCACCAACCTGGGGACCGTTCCCATGAGTCAATACCAATTCATATCCTTCTTCAACGACATCCAAAAGTTGTTTTACAGTATGATCGATATTTGCCATCTGTTCGACAGCTGTTCCTCTTTGTCCCGGCTGTAGAATAGCGTTACCACCTAAAGCCACAAGAACTCTCTTATTCATCCCCTCACGCTCCAGTCTCTCTATATTGAAGAAAGTGACCTCTTCGTTGTAAATCAACATATTCTCCATTTTCAACGATAACGGTGCCTCGCGAAAGAGTACACCACGTTTTTCCAATAACGGGTACATTTTCATAGGGAGAAAAGTCTACTGCCATATGAAGTGTACCAGCAGAAAGTGTCCATTTCTTTTCCTGATCAAAAATAACGATATCAGCATCAGAACCAGGGGCAAGAACCCCTTTTTGGGGATACATTCCCATCAATCTTGCAGGAGATCCCGCCGTCAAACGGACAAAATTCGAAAGAGAAATCCTCTTTTTCCGAACCCCCTCCGAAAAGAGCAGAACGCGTGACGTCTCTACGCCTGGTAATCCATAGGGT of Aminobacterium sp. MB27-C1 contains these proteins:
- the arcC gene encoding carbamate kinase, which encodes MNKRVLVALGGNAILQPGQRGTAVEQMANIDHTVKQLLDVVEEGYELVLTHGNGPQVGAILIQHEMAKDKIPPMTLDLCGAESQGLIGYMLCQSIRNECAGRGLKKDAVCLVTQVEVDPQDKAFRNPTKPVGPFYAQSEAELRMAERGERWIEDAGRGWRKVVPSPNPKKIVEKDVILALVEQGTLVVASGGGGIPVCRDQQGLLYGVEAVIDKDLAGECLAHDVRADIFVILTDVPNAILYYNTPDQKPLGKVSVEDMERYVEEGHFRAGSMGPKVEAALRFVKNGGERAIIARLDQVIAALKGEAGTQIIRS